From Erinaceus europaeus chromosome 9, mEriEur2.1, whole genome shotgun sequence, one genomic window encodes:
- the LOC103118552 gene encoding zinc finger protein OZF-like produces MEAMTLIDLEETVKCDRKKRLYCKDVQTGITTHNKSLIAKGDQEYKPSGKSVVFPEKHYKYNKCTKLSYQILDLILQRNIQIIKEEPYEQKEYGESSPLTQHGIINSEKNPFICNTCGKVFNEWSDLNKHNISHAREKPYKCKDCGKAFNQSSQLTRHNKIHTGDKPYKCKECGKTFIQSSSLTEHQRVHTGEKPFKCIVCGKTFNQCSKLTRHHRIHSGDKPYKCDECGKTFNQSSILTQHLRVHTGEKPFKCKDCVKAFSSKSKLKEHQRIHTGEKPYKCEECGKTFSRTSNLTGHQRFHTGGKPYKCKVCGKAFSRTSNLTEHRRIHTGEKPYKCKDCGKAFSRTSNLSDHQRVHTGETPYKCKECGKTFKQSSNLTRHLLIHAAGKPYKLPKTAETFNLCSSRSQENSYLRETLPI; encoded by the coding sequence ATGGAAgcaatgacattgatagacttggAAGAAACAGTGAAGTGTGATAGGAAGAAGAGATTATACTGTAAAGATGTCCAAACTGGGATAACTACTCATAATAAAAGTCTCATTGCAAAGGGAGATCAAGAATATAAACCATCAGGAAAATCTGTTGTTTTTCCAGAGAAacattataaatataataaatgtaCTAAACTCTCTTACCAAATTTTAGACCTCATTTTACAGAGGAATATCCAGATTATAAAGGAGGAGCCTTATGAACAGAAGGAATATGGTGAGTCTTCACCACTTACTCAACATGGTATAATTAATTCAGAGAAAAATCCATTTATATGTAATACTTGTGGAAAGGTCTTTAATGAGTGGTCAGATCTAAATAAACATAACATAAGTCATGCCAGAGAGAAACCTTACAAGTGTAAAGATTGTGGTAAAGCCTTCAACCAAAGTTCACAACTTACTCGACACAACAAAATTCATACTGGAGACAAACCTTATAAATGTAAAGAATGTGGCAAAACTTTTATCCAGTCTTCTAGCCTTACTGAACATCAGAGAGTTCATACGGGAGAGAAGCCTTTCAAATGCATAGTATGTGGTAAAACTTTTAATCAGTGTTCAAAACTTACTCGACATCACAGGATTCATTCTGGAGACAAACCTTACAAATGTGATGAGTGTGGTAAAACCTTTAACCAATCATCAATTCTTACTCAGCATCTCAGAGTGCATACTGGAGAGAAACCATTTAAGTGTAAAGATTGTGTTAAAGCCTTTAGCTCTAAATCAAAACTTAAGGAACATCAGAGGATTCATACTGGAGAAAAGCCTTATAAATGTGAAGAATGTGGTAAAACCTTTAGCCGGACCTCAAACCTTACTGGACATCAGAGGTTTCATACTGGAGGAAAACCTTACAAGTGTAAGGTGTGTGGTAAAGCCTTTAGCAGAACCTCAAACCTTACTGAACATCGGAGAATCCATACTGGAGAAAAACCTTACAAATGTAAAGATTGTGGGAAGGCCTTCAGCAGAACCTCAAACCTTTCTGATCACCAGAGGGTTCATACTGGAGAGACACCGTACAAGTGTAAAGAATGTGGAAAGACCTTCAAACAATCTTCAAATCTTACTCGCCATCTGTTGATTCATGCTGCAGGAAAACCTTACAAACTTCCGAAAACTGCTGAAACATTTAATCTGTGCTCCAGCCGTAGTCAAGAGAATTCATACTTGAGAGAGACCCTACCCATATAA